A single Anatilimnocola floriformis DNA region contains:
- a CDS encoding TylF/MycF/NovP-related O-methyltransferase, translating into MLLRNPRLQKLIGGTFIEWLGIDMAARAEMLALMMHKDWSKLKILRRARRERWSMVTNFESFIVHSLATGFAKTPGDFAEVGIYQGSTAKVICEAKGDKTFHLCDTFEGLPEPSESEKHIEKKGRFACSIESIQKYLKDFKQLEYHKGFCPDSVKGVLDNHKFSFVHLDVDLYQSTKECIEYFFPRLIPGGVILSHDYSILPGVRQAFAEFCEGRQEQVIELPTTQCMLIKTTM; encoded by the coding sequence ATGTTGCTTCGTAATCCTCGCCTGCAGAAATTGATTGGCGGAACATTCATCGAATGGCTGGGCATCGATATGGCCGCCCGGGCCGAAATGCTCGCCCTGATGATGCACAAGGATTGGAGCAAGCTCAAGATTCTTCGCCGAGCCCGCCGCGAACGCTGGTCGATGGTGACGAACTTCGAGTCGTTCATCGTCCACTCGCTGGCCACCGGTTTTGCCAAGACGCCCGGCGATTTTGCCGAAGTGGGCATCTATCAAGGAAGCACGGCCAAGGTCATTTGCGAAGCCAAGGGTGACAAGACCTTCCATCTGTGCGATACGTTCGAAGGGTTGCCGGAACCCTCGGAATCGGAAAAGCACATCGAAAAGAAGGGCCGCTTTGCCTGCAGCATCGAATCGATTCAGAAGTACCTGAAGGATTTCAAGCAGCTGGAATATCACAAGGGCTTTTGCCCCGACAGCGTGAAGGGCGTGCTCGACAACCACAAGTTCAGCTTCGTGCATCTCGACGTCGATTTGTATCAAAGCACGAAGGAGTGCATCGAGTACTTCTTCCCGCGCCTCATTCCCGGCGGCGTGATTCTGTCGCACGATTACTCGATTCTGCCCGGCGTCCGCCAGGCCTTTGCGGAGTTCTGCGAAGGACGGCAGGAACAAGTAATCGAACTGCCGACGACCCAGTGCATGTTGATCAAGACGACGATGTAG
- a CDS encoding helix-turn-helix domain-containing protein, which yields MPRALALAVRRAIWRRSKNGQSVALIAQELELCERTVRSFLQRLRARGEAALAANYQACGRERSQDAEVVRRRTLRLREQHRRWGAERLRIELTRWFVAAQLPSTRTLQRWLRTTRPAPSGRRQGTRVTRAEQPHHVWQIDAAEQKRLASGAPVSWLRVADECSGAVLMSFVFSPRSLHAGSRGSRAGLFAAGF from the coding sequence ATGCCTCGTGCTTTGGCTTTGGCGGTTCGGCGGGCGATTTGGCGACGATCTAAGAATGGGCAGTCGGTGGCGCTCATCGCCCAGGAGTTGGAGTTGTGCGAGCGGACGGTGAGGAGCTTTTTGCAGCGGTTGCGGGCGCGGGGCGAGGCTGCGTTGGCGGCCAATTATCAGGCGTGCGGCAGAGAGCGTTCGCAGGATGCGGAAGTGGTGCGGCGGCGAACATTGCGATTGCGTGAGCAGCATCGGCGCTGGGGCGCTGAGCGTTTGCGAATTGAATTAACGCGGTGGTTTGTTGCGGCTCAACTTCCCAGCACGCGCACATTGCAGCGCTGGTTGCGGACCACGCGGCCTGCGCCGAGTGGTCGTCGCCAGGGCACGCGCGTGACGCGAGCAGAGCAGCCGCACCACGTTTGGCAGATTGATGCTGCGGAGCAGAAGCGACTGGCCAGCGGCGCGCCGGTGTCGTGGTTGCGCGTGGCCGATGAGTGCAGCGGCGCGGTGCTAATGTCGTTTGTTTTTTCCCCTCGGTCACTTCACGCAGGTTCCCGTGGTTCGCGTGCAGGCCTGTTTGCGGCAGGTTTTTAG
- a CDS encoding DUF1559 domain-containing protein — protein MRLSQRTVRERTPGFTLVELLVVIAIIGVLVALLLPAVQAAREAARRSSCQNNLRQHGLATQNFHDTYLFLPPLRIHGAEGWASYWVLIMPFMEQRSLQEKWDLKLKYAEQSQIARESQIKNNYCPSRRPGGLSKSEQFWVADTTAPPEPTSAGTTEDRFGPTNNLPGAVGDYAACVGDMRGIPNDPNAQNWFNTNSNGAIIIGSPMPVPAAASAGAQVVMFSSNTRLAAIEDGTSNTFLVGEKHVPLKMFGRLKVGDGPIYSGAWSAFPGRIAGLEDPLARSPTDITPSAGVVDGIYARKFGSYHPSVCQFVFCDGSTRAIKTSIDGVSLRALAVRNDGEVIKYD, from the coding sequence ATGCGTCTCTCTCAACGCACGGTTCGTGAGCGCACTCCGGGCTTTACGCTCGTCGAGTTGTTGGTGGTAATCGCCATCATTGGGGTCTTGGTCGCCCTGCTATTGCCCGCCGTGCAAGCGGCCCGCGAAGCGGCGCGGCGATCTTCGTGTCAGAATAATTTGCGTCAGCATGGCCTGGCGACGCAGAATTTTCACGACACTTATTTGTTTCTGCCGCCGCTGCGCATCCATGGGGCCGAAGGGTGGGCCAGCTATTGGGTGCTGATCATGCCCTTCATGGAACAGCGGTCGTTGCAGGAGAAATGGGATCTCAAGCTGAAGTATGCGGAGCAGTCGCAGATCGCTCGCGAATCGCAGATCAAGAACAACTACTGCCCTTCGCGCCGTCCGGGCGGATTGAGCAAGTCGGAACAATTTTGGGTAGCCGATACCACAGCGCCGCCAGAACCGACGAGCGCGGGAACAACCGAAGATCGCTTCGGCCCCACGAACAATTTGCCCGGCGCGGTCGGCGACTATGCTGCCTGCGTGGGCGACATGCGGGGCATTCCGAACGATCCCAACGCGCAGAACTGGTTCAACACCAACAGCAACGGCGCGATCATCATCGGCAGTCCCATGCCGGTTCCAGCCGCCGCTTCGGCGGGCGCACAAGTTGTGATGTTCAGCAGCAATACTCGCCTCGCCGCGATCGAAGATGGCACGAGTAACACGTTTCTCGTTGGCGAAAAACATGTACCGCTGAAAATGTTCGGCCGGCTGAAGGTCGGCGACGGACCAATCTACAGCGGCGCGTGGTCGGCCTTTCCAGGACGAATCGCCGGGCTCGAAGATCCGCTGGCGCGCAGCCCAACCGACATCACGCCAAGTGCTGGGGTTGTCGACGGCATCTATGCCCGCAAGTTCGGCAGCTACCATCCGAGCGTTTGCCAATTCGTCTTCTGCGACGGCAGCACGCGGGCCATCAAGACTTCGATTGATGGCGTGAGCTTGCGAGCCCTCGCTGTGCGCAACGATGGCGAGGTGATCAAGTATGACTAA
- a CDS encoding tRNA-uridine aminocarboxypropyltransferase, producing MAAGGRCYGCFRPAEVCFCDSIPTIDNRTEVLILQHRREYFHRFNTARIVEQSLRNSQLLADHTHNLAERLQLKPGAGLLYPGPSSIPIAELPAEQRPQQLVILDGTWHQTKTLLRDIPALQSLPRYQLSPTSPSRYRIRREPDEAFVSTIEATVAALRLLEPETVGLEGLLQAFEKMVDVQLAHPGSITGARWQARRNRSVRNVPLALQGNLQNIVVAYGEAPPGERGAGKRAPSPPLVWVARRLSDGADFACTLTPSQPLSDVFLGHLELARGDFDTAVSIEEARRRWAAFERPGDVVTVIQPGTAELFSHLAGRHNRCLVLKAVDLKSLPDLETESPAEINFAPAQTLGRATKRLAAAITLVQQLSALLARRQALRASSD from the coding sequence ATGGCTGCTGGAGGCCGGTGTTACGGCTGTTTCCGACCTGCGGAAGTTTGCTTCTGCGATTCGATTCCGACGATCGACAATCGGACGGAAGTGCTGATATTGCAGCATCGCCGGGAATATTTTCATCGATTCAATACGGCGCGGATTGTCGAACAATCGCTCCGCAATTCACAGCTGCTAGCCGATCACACACACAATCTGGCCGAGCGATTGCAACTGAAACCGGGGGCCGGGCTGCTTTATCCAGGACCGAGTTCGATCCCGATTGCGGAGTTGCCGGCCGAACAACGGCCGCAACAGCTGGTCATTCTCGACGGTACGTGGCATCAAACGAAAACGCTGCTGCGCGATATTCCCGCGCTGCAGAGTCTGCCGCGTTATCAATTGTCGCCGACCTCTCCCAGCCGTTACCGCATTCGCCGCGAACCCGACGAAGCTTTTGTCTCCACCATCGAAGCTACCGTCGCGGCGTTGCGTTTGCTCGAGCCGGAGACAGTCGGCCTTGAAGGTTTGCTGCAAGCCTTTGAAAAAATGGTTGATGTGCAATTGGCGCATCCCGGTTCGATCACTGGCGCGCGGTGGCAGGCCCGCCGCAATCGCAGCGTGCGAAATGTTCCGCTCGCACTGCAGGGAAACTTGCAGAACATCGTCGTGGCTTACGGCGAGGCGCCGCCCGGTGAACGAGGCGCTGGCAAGCGAGCGCCGAGTCCGCCGCTGGTGTGGGTTGCACGGCGACTCAGCGACGGTGCGGACTTTGCCTGCACCTTGACCCCGAGTCAGCCGCTGAGCGATGTATTTCTCGGCCATCTGGAATTGGCGCGCGGTGATTTCGACACAGCCGTCTCGATTGAAGAAGCCCGCCGCCGCTGGGCTGCGTTCGAACGGCCCGGCGATGTAGTCACGGTGATTCAGCCGGGTACTGCTGAACTTTTTTCGCACCTCGCCGGTCGGCACAATCGCTGCCTGGTCCTCAAAGCGGTCGATTTGAAGTCGCTGCCGGACTTAGAGACGGAAAGTCCAGCCGAGATCAACTTCGCGCCGGCGCAAACGCTGGGTCGCGCCACCAAGCGACTTGCTGCCGCGATTACGCTGGTCCAGCAACTGAGCGCACTGCTCGCACGGCGGCAGGCACTGCGAGCATCGTCAGACTGA
- a CDS encoding DUF4886 domain-containing protein — protein sequence MAKKKSSTSVKILFIGNSFTQRNDLPELIAQLAAARGVQVSHELVSVGGASLRNHWNREQATEKIAEGKYDYVVLQEQSTLPVKNAQRMAENVRLFDEVIKKSGAKTVLYMTWARQHAPEAQQVIADAYTSVGNELKSIVVPVGLVWQQFLAKHEPPVLHDRDESHPSLAGSYLAACVFLKVLLHADPVGIEAGPDGLDASEKLLLQQVASKSPSV from the coding sequence ATGGCTAAGAAAAAATCATCCACGAGCGTCAAGATTCTCTTTATTGGCAACAGCTTTACGCAGCGGAATGACTTGCCGGAGTTAATCGCCCAGTTGGCCGCCGCGCGCGGGGTGCAGGTCAGCCATGAACTGGTCTCGGTCGGCGGAGCTTCGCTTCGCAATCACTGGAATCGCGAACAAGCCACCGAGAAAATCGCTGAGGGCAAGTACGACTATGTCGTGCTGCAGGAGCAAAGTACGCTGCCGGTGAAGAACGCGCAGCGGATGGCAGAAAATGTGCGGCTGTTTGACGAGGTTATCAAAAAGTCCGGCGCGAAGACCGTCCTCTACATGACCTGGGCTCGGCAGCATGCTCCCGAGGCACAACAAGTAATCGCCGATGCCTACACTTCGGTCGGCAACGAACTCAAGTCCATCGTCGTACCCGTGGGACTCGTTTGGCAGCAGTTCCTCGCCAAACACGAGCCCCCAGTTCTGCACGATCGCGACGAGAGTCATCCTTCGCTCGCTGGCAGCTATCTGGCTGCCTGCGTGTTTTTGAAAGTGCTTCTCCATGCCGATCCAGTCGGGATCGAAGCGGGGCCCGATGGGCTCGACGCCTCAGAAAAACTGTTACTGCAGCAAGTCGCCAGTAAATCGCCCTCAGTCTGA
- a CDS encoding HNH endonuclease, with protein MTTAVLQRPTLVLNRNWQPVRVSTVARSLVLLWNGTAKVVDPTDFQQYDWQDWSQLKPLDGEPFIQAIHSRMRVPEVVSLTVYDRMPQMDVAFSRRNLFKRDHYQCQYCGVQPGGDDLTIDHVTPRSRGGLSTWENCVLACVECNKKKANHGLAEVGMRLKKTPIRPKWKPLYAISSMPIASWTKFISEAYWNVELEP; from the coding sequence ATGACGACGGCAGTTCTCCAGCGACCGACGCTGGTGCTCAATCGCAACTGGCAGCCGGTTCGAGTTTCGACGGTGGCCCGCTCGCTGGTCTTACTTTGGAACGGCACGGCGAAGGTTGTCGACCCGACCGACTTTCAGCAGTACGACTGGCAAGACTGGTCGCAACTCAAGCCGCTCGACGGCGAGCCTTTCATCCAGGCTATACATTCGCGGATGCGAGTGCCCGAAGTCGTTTCGCTCACGGTCTACGACCGCATGCCGCAGATGGACGTGGCGTTCAGTCGCCGCAACCTGTTCAAGCGCGACCACTACCAGTGCCAATACTGCGGCGTGCAGCCGGGGGGCGACGATCTGACGATCGACCACGTCACCCCGCGTTCGCGCGGCGGTCTTAGCACGTGGGAAAATTGCGTGCTCGCGTGCGTCGAGTGCAATAAGAAGAAGGCCAATCACGGCCTCGCCGAAGTCGGCATGCGGCTGAAGAAGACGCCCATCCGACCGAAGTGGAAGCCGCTGTACGCCATCAGCAGCATGCCCATCGCGAGCTGGACGAAGTTCATCAGCGAAGCGTACTGGAATGTAGAACTCGAGCCGTAG
- a CDS encoding cytochrome ubiquinol oxidase subunit I: protein MDSLTAARWQMTISLAFHMVYAAVGIGLPLLLVMVEGMYLRTGQEQYKKLAKKWSKVMGLLFAVGAVSGTALSLELGLLWPAYMEIMGAVVGHIFGLEGYAFFLEAIFIGIYLYAWDKISPLAHWLSGVVIATTGMLSGIFVLGVNAWMQQPVGFEMADKVVTVTDPIAIFKQPLWFYMAWHSTLACYLSVAFAVAGWYSYLALKGRNDAYVRSGLIAAMLLGGVCAFLQPMSGDLLAKFVFKTQPTKFAAMEGQFKTEKHAPLRIGGWPDEKTRETKYAIEIPGGLSFIATGDSTAEVPGLDRVPERDWPNIELTHLAFQIMVGSGTALMFVSVWFWIAWFRYRENVLSSRWLMRALIVCTPLGFIGLESGWMVTELGRQPWVIQGLMRTKDAVTPVAGVQGMFVAFTLLYGLLTVMVIALLWKLAQSSKDGEVAK from the coding sequence ATGGATTCCCTGACTGCCGCGCGCTGGCAAATGACCATCTCACTGGCGTTTCACATGGTCTATGCTGCCGTGGGAATCGGCTTGCCATTGTTGCTGGTGATGGTCGAAGGGATGTATCTGCGAACGGGCCAGGAGCAGTACAAGAAGCTCGCCAAGAAATGGTCGAAGGTGATGGGGCTGCTGTTCGCCGTCGGCGCGGTGAGCGGCACGGCTCTGTCGCTTGAGTTGGGTCTGCTGTGGCCCGCGTACATGGAAATCATGGGCGCGGTTGTCGGCCATATCTTCGGCCTCGAGGGTTATGCGTTTTTTCTCGAAGCCATTTTCATTGGCATCTACCTCTACGCATGGGACAAGATCAGCCCGCTCGCGCATTGGTTGAGTGGTGTGGTGATTGCGACGACCGGCATGCTGTCAGGCATCTTTGTGCTTGGCGTGAACGCTTGGATGCAGCAGCCGGTGGGTTTCGAGATGGCCGATAAGGTCGTGACAGTCACCGATCCGATCGCGATCTTCAAGCAGCCGTTGTGGTTCTACATGGCGTGGCACAGCACGCTCGCTTGTTACTTGTCGGTCGCATTTGCGGTCGCTGGTTGGTATTCCTATCTCGCGCTGAAGGGGCGCAACGACGCTTACGTTCGCTCCGGGCTCATCGCGGCGATGTTGCTCGGCGGAGTGTGCGCTTTTCTGCAACCAATGAGTGGCGACTTACTCGCCAAGTTCGTTTTCAAAACGCAGCCGACGAAATTCGCTGCCATGGAAGGACAATTCAAAACCGAAAAGCACGCGCCGCTGCGAATCGGCGGTTGGCCCGATGAAAAGACTCGCGAAACGAAATACGCGATCGAGATTCCCGGCGGTTTGAGCTTCATTGCAACCGGCGACTCAACGGCGGAAGTACCGGGCCTCGATCGTGTGCCGGAGCGCGATTGGCCGAATATCGAACTGACGCATCTGGCGTTTCAAATCATGGTTGGCTCGGGCACGGCGCTGATGTTTGTTTCGGTTTGGTTTTGGATTGCCTGGTTTCGGTACCGAGAGAACGTGCTGAGCAGCCGCTGGCTGATGCGGGCCCTGATTGTTTGCACGCCGCTCGGGTTCATCGGTCTGGAATCGGGCTGGATGGTCACCGAACTCGGCCGGCAACCGTGGGTCATTCAGGGGCTGATGCGAACCAAGGATGCCGTCACTCCAGTGGCTGGCGTGCAAGGAATGTTTGTCGCTTTCACGCTGCTGTATGGATTGCTGACGGTGATGGTCATTGCACTACTCTGGAAGCTGGCTCAATCGAGCAAGGACGGCGAGGTGGCGAAATGA
- a CDS encoding cytochrome d ubiquinol oxidase subunit II: protein MISTELLVNISAAAALFGMMAYGMFGGADFGGGVWDLFATGPRKREQRLAIQKAMGPVWEANHVWLIFVVVVLFTCFPRAYSKLAIALFVPFHLALVGIILRGASFVFRSYQAQEPSDAADTSIWGVVFGVASIISPVLLGAAFGVVTEGLIQVKDGQVEAHPAFWLTPYALANGLLALVTCAYLAAVYLTNETQGELREDFRYRAILAGTGTAALAGIVLALAWFEARWFVDRMLSPRALPVVIAGLFCFAASAWAVFTRRYVLSRVFAAGEICMLILGWGLAQHPFLVYPDLTFETTAAPHATLLFLVLSLPVGGLLLVPSLFYLFRVFKS, encoded by the coding sequence ATGATTTCCACCGAGCTCCTGGTGAACATTTCTGCCGCGGCTGCGCTCTTCGGCATGATGGCTTACGGCATGTTCGGCGGCGCCGACTTCGGCGGCGGCGTGTGGGATCTGTTCGCGACTGGTCCACGCAAAAGAGAACAGCGGCTCGCCATCCAAAAAGCGATGGGCCCGGTCTGGGAAGCGAACCACGTCTGGCTGATCTTTGTCGTCGTGGTCCTCTTCACTTGTTTTCCGCGAGCCTATTCCAAACTTGCTATCGCGCTGTTTGTGCCGTTCCATCTGGCGCTGGTGGGGATCATTCTTCGCGGCGCGTCGTTTGTGTTTCGTTCTTATCAAGCCCAAGAACCCAGCGATGCAGCCGATACCAGCATCTGGGGCGTAGTCTTCGGCGTGGCTTCGATTATTTCCCCCGTGCTGCTCGGCGCGGCGTTCGGTGTTGTGACCGAAGGCTTGATCCAAGTGAAGGACGGTCAAGTCGAGGCACATCCTGCGTTCTGGCTCACGCCTTATGCACTTGCGAACGGTCTGCTGGCTCTGGTTACGTGCGCGTATCTCGCCGCCGTTTATTTGACGAACGAGACCCAAGGCGAACTCCGCGAGGATTTTAGATATCGCGCGATTCTCGCCGGAACCGGCACCGCCGCGCTCGCGGGTATTGTGCTGGCGCTCGCCTGGTTCGAAGCTCGCTGGTTCGTCGATCGCATGCTCTCGCCGCGAGCACTTCCAGTGGTGATCGCCGGTCTGTTCTGTTTCGCCGCTTCGGCTTGGGCAGTCTTCACACGGCGGTATGTTCTTAGCCGCGTCTTTGCCGCTGGCGAAATCTGCATGCTGATTCTTGGCTGGGGTTTGGCTCAACACCCGTTTCTGGTTTATCCCGATCTCACCTTTGAGACCACCGCAGCGCCGCACGCAACGCTGCTTTTTCTGGTTCTCTCCCTGCCAGTTGGCGGGCTGCTCCTCGTGCCATCCCTGTTCTACTTGTTCCGCGTGTTCAAGTCGTAA
- a CDS encoding 3-keto-disaccharide hydrolase, producing the protein MLRSFGSSLLLLSLCALPVWAQVSAPPEGEGMKSIFNGKDLTGWDGDPRLWSVKDGVLHGETTAENVAKGNTFIIWKDGTTKDFELRLSFKMNASNNSGIQYRSKHITEKPSNNWVVRGYQHELRNETKFPNTSSFIYDEGGKRGRICLVGEEATWETDGKKVKKSDLIDQAGFDKLMKLDDWNDVVIIGKGKNIQHFLNGRLILDFTDNNPDLALSEGILALQLHAGKPMWVEFKNIRIREIK; encoded by the coding sequence ATGCTTCGCAGCTTTGGCTCGTCCCTGTTACTTTTATCGCTCTGCGCGTTGCCGGTTTGGGCGCAGGTTTCCGCGCCGCCGGAAGGCGAGGGCATGAAATCGATCTTCAACGGCAAGGACCTGACCGGCTGGGATGGCGACCCGCGGCTGTGGAGCGTGAAGGATGGCGTGCTCCATGGCGAAACGACAGCCGAAAACGTCGCCAAGGGAAACACCTTCATCATCTGGAAGGATGGCACGACCAAGGATTTTGAACTGCGGTTGTCGTTCAAGATGAATGCCTCGAACAACTCGGGCATTCAATACCGCTCGAAGCACATCACCGAAAAGCCGAGCAACAACTGGGTCGTGCGCGGCTATCAGCACGAACTGCGCAACGAAACCAAGTTCCCCAACACCTCGTCGTTCATCTACGACGAAGGTGGCAAGCGCGGCCGCATCTGCCTCGTCGGCGAAGAAGCCACCTGGGAAACCGACGGCAAGAAGGTGAAGAAGTCGGACCTGATCGACCAGGCCGGTTTCGACAAACTGATGAAGCTCGACGATTGGAACGACGTCGTGATCATCGGCAAGGGGAAGAACATTCAGCACTTCCTCAACGGCCGCCTAATTCTCGACTTCACCGATAACAATCCCGACCTCGCCCTGAGCGAAGGCATTCTCGCACTGCAACTGCACGCCGGCAAACCGATGTGGGTGGAGTTTAAGAACATCCGGATTCGGGAAATCAAGTAA
- a CDS encoding BPSS1187 family protein, with the protein MSISASAADPSPKRYDLTARASQIDSRVKAHPEINFFLEKDGKPQDVQHACVDTRVKSQGKLVIWLMGHSQPLFERVSGYGLHAIQVHYANGWFGQFGKEPPPADDKFLGKIRLEAATGEDFSDVVNIPKPDGMQERALQFVKWLAKENPVGEWQQFLTADGKDLKWDRVIMAGSSHGSTTAARFAKHQKVDRVVMFCGPRDQYETWQGLPSATPANRYFGFSHVLDGGWTGDHYCRSWELLGLGEFGPIVDVDETKAPYGNTRRLITAADVKKDANRAHSSVVPGGSAVKNAEGKFIHEEVWKYLFTHPVEETGAATPHDPGCKLNLRKTETK; encoded by the coding sequence ATGTCGATCTCCGCTAGCGCTGCGGATCCCAGTCCGAAGCGCTACGACCTGACCGCCCGCGCGAGTCAGATCGACTCGCGCGTGAAGGCGCATCCCGAGATTAACTTTTTCCTTGAGAAGGATGGCAAGCCGCAGGATGTACAGCATGCGTGCGTCGACACACGCGTGAAGTCGCAAGGCAAACTCGTCATTTGGTTGATGGGGCACAGTCAGCCACTCTTCGAGCGAGTTTCGGGTTATGGATTGCATGCCATTCAAGTCCACTACGCGAATGGCTGGTTCGGCCAATTCGGCAAAGAGCCGCCGCCGGCCGATGACAAGTTTTTAGGGAAGATTCGCCTGGAAGCTGCTACTGGCGAGGACTTCAGCGATGTCGTGAACATTCCCAAGCCGGACGGCATGCAGGAGCGGGCCCTGCAGTTTGTGAAATGGCTGGCGAAGGAAAATCCTGTCGGCGAATGGCAACAGTTTCTGACCGCCGATGGCAAAGATCTGAAGTGGGATCGTGTGATCATGGCCGGCAGTTCGCACGGCTCGACGACTGCCGCGCGGTTTGCCAAGCATCAGAAGGTTGATCGCGTGGTGATGTTCTGCGGCCCACGCGATCAATACGAAACCTGGCAAGGACTCCCCTCGGCGACGCCAGCCAATCGCTACTTCGGCTTCAGCCACGTGCTCGACGGCGGTTGGACGGGAGATCACTATTGCCGGTCATGGGAACTGCTCGGCCTCGGCGAATTCGGCCCGATCGTCGATGTCGACGAAACGAAGGCGCCTTACGGCAACACGCGACGACTGATCACGGCGGCCGATGTAAAGAAGGATGCCAACCGTGCGCACAGTTCGGTGGTTCCCGGCGGCTCTGCGGTGAAGAACGCCGAAGGAAAATTCATTCACGAAGAAGTGTGGAAGTATCTCTTCACCCATCCGGTCGAAGAAACCGGCGCGGCGACCCCACATGATCCAGGTTGCAAGTTGAACTTGCGGAAGACGGAAACGAAGTAG
- a CDS encoding pentapeptide repeat-containing protein yields MLRQAICAVLLSSLLSTLSVLGSEPITPAAIAALAAECKSDRKAMDLIARFGNDFAGLDLSGVDFRGVHTAGLETNLRKANFSGAKLAKAQFGAAILDGADFSGADLTDAEFVTASLRGANLQESTLTRTQLQWCDLTRANLGGNDLSTTLLTSSDFKQANLAGCALASVNREYGTGYFERADLTGADLHGLSLVRANFRGAILCSANLQDADLEETDFTGADLQEADLTNAKLHAAIFYSVRGISEKELRELQRQARRWEFDLQAGIQCFLGSPLFPLALLVVIPSAAWATGWTRNRRPDLAQDHPQPVRQYSISSLLFATFFIALFLGTGLWSATGLFSLTMVTAFCLMIEKIVFNRPPRPHAIAPLVVGLSYAALNAVCVLLLRAESIMLLAALAILIFPPTALIAVIATFKFRGWPLLTWELLGLAIWLGGIAFANLWFFAEIFASV; encoded by the coding sequence TTGCTTCGTCAGGCAATCTGTGCGGTTCTACTTTCCTCGCTGCTCAGCACACTTTCGGTGCTAGGCAGCGAGCCGATTACGCCCGCGGCCATTGCAGCCCTGGCTGCCGAGTGCAAATCAGACCGCAAGGCGATGGACTTGATCGCCAGGTTCGGCAACGATTTCGCGGGGCTCGATCTCAGCGGCGTCGATTTCCGTGGCGTCCACACGGCGGGCCTGGAAACGAATCTGCGCAAGGCCAACTTCTCGGGAGCGAAGCTTGCGAAGGCACAGTTCGGCGCGGCCATTCTCGATGGCGCTGATTTCAGCGGTGCGGATTTAACCGATGCCGAATTCGTCACGGCCAGCCTGCGAGGTGCTAATCTTCAAGAATCCACTTTGACGCGTACGCAACTTCAGTGGTGCGATTTGACGCGCGCGAATTTGGGCGGCAATGATCTCTCGACGACGCTCCTCACCAGTTCTGACTTTAAGCAAGCCAATCTCGCGGGCTGCGCGCTGGCAAGTGTAAATCGCGAATATGGCACTGGCTACTTCGAACGCGCTGACCTGACTGGCGCCGACCTGCACGGACTATCGTTGGTCCGCGCCAATTTCCGGGGTGCAATACTATGTTCTGCAAATCTGCAAGATGCAGACCTTGAGGAAACCGATTTCACTGGCGCAGATCTTCAGGAGGCAGACCTAACGAATGCGAAATTGCATGCTGCCATTTTTTATTCGGTTCGTGGGATCAGTGAGAAGGAACTCCGCGAATTACAGCGGCAAGCACGACGCTGGGAGTTTGACTTGCAGGCGGGCATCCAATGCTTCCTCGGCAGCCCGCTTTTTCCATTGGCGTTACTAGTGGTGATCCCATCGGCAGCTTGGGCGACGGGATGGACTCGCAATCGCCGACCAGATTTGGCACAGGATCATCCACAGCCTGTTCGGCAATACAGTATCTCCAGTTTGCTATTCGCCACCTTCTTCATCGCACTTTTCCTCGGCACCGGGCTCTGGTCAGCAACAGGTCTCTTTTCGCTGACGATGGTCACTGCGTTCTGTCTTATGATCGAAAAGATTGTCTTCAACCGGCCGCCACGTCCTCACGCGATTGCGCCACTCGTCGTGGGTCTGAGTTACGCCGCATTGAACGCGGTGTGTGTCCTGCTCTTGCGAGCGGAGTCGATCATGTTGCTGGCGGCTTTAGCGATTCTCATTTTTCCGCCGACTGCATTGATTGCTGTGATTGCCACCTTCAAGTTCCGTGGCTGGCCGCTACTAACTTGGGAGTTGCTCGGCTTGGCAATTTGGCTCGGCGGAATTGCGTTTGCCAATTTATGGTTTTTTGCAGAAATATTCGCTTCCGTTTAA